One genomic region from Chloroherpetonaceae bacterium encodes:
- a CDS encoding YfhL family 4Fe-4S dicluster ferredoxin has protein sequence MALKITEECITCGACEPECPNTAIYEPGRNWRLFGIEHPPLSNDHYYIVPDKCTECVGFHEESQCASVCPVDACVPDPNFPETKEQLLAKKDKLEADKRPLQGA, from the coding sequence ATGGCACTCAAAATCACCGAAGAATGCATCACTTGTGGCGCCTGTGAGCCTGAATGCCCGAACACCGCTATCTATGAACCCGGGCGAAACTGGCGGCTCTTCGGCATTGAGCACCCTCCACTTTCCAACGACCATTACTACATTGTGCCCGATAAGTGCACCGAGTGCGTTGGATTTCACGAGGAGTCGCAATGTGCTTCAGTTTGCCCTGTTGATGCCTGCGTGCCCGACCCCAACTTTCCTGAAACGAAAGAGCAACTCCTCGCCAAAAAAGACAAGTTAGAGGCAGATAAGCGTCCGCTACAAGGCGCGTAG